A window from Agrobacterium tumefaciens encodes these proteins:
- a CDS encoding efflux RND transporter permease subunit: MFLTRISVNHPVFATMMMVALLVMGAFSLQRLGLDQYPNIDVPVVVVVTSYPGATPETVEMEVTRPVEDALNAIGGLDEVTSTSYEGRSVVVAKFKLEVQSSAAAQEVRDKIAAIEANFPEDTKKPVISRFDPAAEPILSLAISSTAFDVPALTTLAEQKVVRQLTAVAGVGQATLVGGRKRQIDVTIDETRMRALGIGVNEVVTALRAGNSNSPAGSVVDPVSERTIQVQGRIEEPQALLDMVVATRGGVAIPLRDVATLSEGAADAENRAIYNGQTALAIDIVKVQDANTVQVVSDVRKRLDALNAELGPQNIQLRIVTDSSIPIQESVTQVQTTLIEGAALAVAIVFLFLNSWRSTVITGLTLPIAIIGTLTVIDFLGFTLNTLSLLALTLSIGILVDDAIVVRENITRHLHMGKSHLRAALDGTSEIGLAVIATTATIVAVFLPVAFMDGIVGRFFYQFGVTVSAAVLISLFVAFTLDPMLSSIWYDPDAQADAKRGPIGRLIARFDHAFEWMAGQYRRAIGWTLRHRLVTLLVTAGIFIGSLFMVPLVGTEFVPDADEGRFQINLTAPVGSSLDYTTVKLRQVEKALREFPEVEMLYSTVNTGGAAGKHRATILVGLVPLSARTQTPLSLAEPVRKRLSAIPGIEITILQDGLGGGESPVQLSILGDDRAVLEKIAAGLMEDMKKIPGLVDVTSSAKDVTSILSVRLKPAAASDLGIARADLAAALSPLIGGEDVSKWTDANGNSYDIVIRLPVERRSDAARLGELMIATGRTGTNGAPLMVRLDQVADIGIVAAPAEIRRIDNRREILVSANIAGRTLGDVTETLQGLTAGRDLPAGYRIRFGGEAETMQETVGHMVTALSMAIIFIYIVLASQFGSFLQPLAIMVSLPLSLVGVLIGLMVAGSTINMFSLIGFIMLMGLVTKNGILLVDFANRERRRGLTLNEALANAGVIRFRPIIMTTLAMIFGMIPLGLAVGGGGAQRAPMAHAVVGGLISSTLLTLIVVPAILSYIDSITRLFARLLPKAPDEVAETGVKNGTASTV; encoded by the coding sequence ATGTTTCTGACCCGCATATCTGTCAACCATCCCGTCTTCGCCACCATGATGATGGTAGCGCTTCTGGTCATGGGCGCCTTTTCGCTGCAACGGCTCGGGCTCGATCAATATCCCAATATCGACGTTCCCGTGGTGGTGGTCGTCACCAGCTATCCCGGCGCGACGCCGGAGACGGTGGAAATGGAGGTGACGCGCCCGGTCGAGGATGCGCTGAACGCCATCGGTGGCCTCGATGAGGTGACGTCCACCTCCTATGAGGGGCGCTCCGTCGTCGTTGCGAAGTTCAAGCTCGAAGTTCAGAGTTCCGCCGCCGCGCAGGAGGTGCGCGACAAGATCGCCGCCATCGAGGCGAATTTTCCGGAAGACACCAAAAAGCCCGTCATATCGAGGTTCGATCCCGCCGCCGAGCCGATCCTGTCGCTGGCGATCAGTTCGACGGCGTTCGATGTGCCTGCACTCACCACTCTCGCCGAGCAGAAGGTGGTGCGGCAATTGACGGCCGTTGCGGGCGTCGGGCAGGCAACGCTGGTCGGCGGGCGCAAACGACAGATCGATGTGACAATCGATGAGACGCGGATGCGCGCTCTGGGGATCGGCGTCAACGAGGTGGTGACTGCGCTGCGGGCCGGAAACAGCAACAGCCCGGCCGGCAGCGTCGTCGATCCCGTCTCCGAACGTACTATTCAAGTGCAAGGCCGCATCGAGGAACCACAGGCCTTGCTGGATATGGTCGTGGCAACGCGTGGCGGCGTGGCCATCCCGTTGCGCGACGTCGCCACGCTGTCAGAAGGGGCGGCCGATGCCGAAAACCGTGCCATTTATAATGGCCAGACGGCGCTGGCGATCGACATCGTCAAGGTTCAGGACGCCAATACGGTGCAGGTGGTGAGCGATGTGAGGAAGCGCCTCGATGCGCTCAATGCCGAGCTTGGCCCGCAAAATATACAGCTGCGCATCGTTACGGATTCATCGATACCGATCCAGGAATCCGTAACCCAGGTGCAGACCACGCTGATCGAGGGTGCAGCACTCGCCGTCGCCATCGTCTTTCTGTTTCTCAATTCCTGGCGCAGCACGGTCATCACCGGTCTGACGCTGCCGATCGCGATCATCGGCACGCTGACCGTGATCGATTTCCTCGGTTTCACGCTCAATACGCTCAGCCTGCTGGCGCTGACACTGTCCATCGGCATTCTGGTGGATGACGCCATCGTGGTGCGCGAAAACATCACCCGCCATCTCCACATGGGCAAATCCCATCTGCGCGCCGCCCTCGACGGCACCAGTGAAATCGGGCTTGCGGTGATAGCGACGACGGCGACAATTGTGGCTGTGTTCCTGCCGGTTGCCTTCATGGACGGTATCGTCGGCCGGTTTTTCTACCAGTTCGGCGTCACCGTTTCCGCCGCCGTACTGATCTCGCTTTTCGTCGCCTTCACGCTCGATCCGATGCTATCAAGTATCTGGTATGATCCGGATGCGCAGGCCGATGCGAAGCGTGGCCCGATTGGCCGCCTGATCGCCCGTTTTGACCACGCCTTCGAATGGATGGCCGGGCAATACCGGCGCGCGATCGGCTGGACGTTGCGTCACCGGCTTGTCACCCTGCTTGTTACTGCAGGCATTTTTATCGGCAGCCTGTTCATGGTGCCGCTGGTCGGCACGGAATTCGTGCCCGATGCCGATGAGGGCCGCTTCCAGATCAATCTCACCGCACCGGTCGGCTCTTCGCTCGACTATACGACGGTAAAGCTCAGGCAGGTCGAAAAGGCACTGAGGGAGTTTCCTGAAGTCGAGATGCTTTATTCCACCGTCAATACCGGCGGTGCGGCCGGCAAACATCGCGCCACCATTCTGGTGGGGCTGGTGCCGCTTTCGGCACGCACGCAGACCCCGCTTTCCCTTGCGGAACCGGTCCGCAAGCGCCTGTCGGCCATCCCCGGTATCGAGATCACGATCCTGCAGGATGGTCTTGGCGGCGGCGAAAGTCCGGTGCAGCTCAGCATCCTCGGCGACGACCGGGCGGTCCTCGAAAAAATCGCCGCTGGCCTGATGGAAGACATGAAAAAAATTCCGGGCCTGGTGGATGTGACCTCCAGCGCCAAGGACGTGACCTCCATCCTCTCGGTCCGCCTGAAGCCCGCGGCGGCAAGCGATCTCGGCATTGCCCGAGCCGATCTCGCTGCCGCCCTGTCTCCCCTCATCGGCGGCGAGGATGTTTCAAAATGGACCGATGCGAATGGCAACAGCTACGATATCGTCATTCGCCTGCCCGTCGAACGCCGTTCCGATGCGGCACGTCTCGGGGAGTTGATGATCGCGACCGGCCGCACGGGAACAAATGGCGCGCCGCTGATGGTACGACTCGATCAGGTCGCCGATATCGGCATCGTGGCGGCACCGGCGGAAATCCGCCGCATCGACAATCGCCGCGAAATACTGGTGTCGGCCAATATCGCCGGCCGCACACTTGGGGATGTCACGGAGACCTTGCAGGGCCTGACCGCCGGCCGCGATCTGCCGGCCGGTTATCGCATCCGCTTCGGCGGCGAGGCCGAAACCATGCAGGAGACCGTCGGCCATATGGTGACCGCGCTCAGCATGGCCATCATCTTCATCTACATCGTGCTCGCCTCACAATTCGGCAGCTTCCTGCAGCCGCTTGCCATCATGGTGTCGCTGCCGCTGTCGCTCGTCGGCGTCCTCATCGGCCTCATGGTGGCCGGCAGCACCATCAATATGTTCTCGCTGATCGGCTTCATCATGCTGATGGGCCTCGTGACCAAAAACGGCATATTGCTGGTGGATTTCGCCAATCGCGAGCGGCGGCGCGGCCTCACCCTCAATGAGGCGCTGGCAAATGCCGGCGTCATCCGCTTCCGACCGATCATCATGACGACGCTGGCGATGATCTTCGGCATGATCCCACTCGGTCTCGCCGTCGGCGGGGGCGGCGCCCAGCGCGCACCCATGGCGCATGCCGTGGTTGGCGGCCTCATCAGCTCTACGCTCCTGACCCTGATCGTGGTGCCCGCCATCCTGTCCTATATCGACAGCATCACGCGGCTTTTCGCCCGCCTGCTGCCGAAGGCGCCGGACGAGGTGGCAGAAACAGGAGTAAAAAATGGAACGGCGTCAACGGTCTAA